Genomic DNA from Chloroflexia bacterium SDU3-3:
GCGTGTCGCCCTGCTGCACCGTGTAGCGCCGCTGCTCTACCGCAGGCGCAGGCGTGGCCGTCGCAGGCTCGGGCGTGGCCGTCGCAGGCTCGGGCGTGGCCGTCGCAGGCTCGGGTGTGGCCGTCGCAGGCTCGGGCGTGGCTGCCGCAGGCTCGGGCGTGGCATCGGTCGCGGCGGTGGCCGCAGGCTCCGCCGTGGCAGTTGCCTCCGCCGTGGCCGTCGCATCATCGTGGGTGTGCGGCACATCCTCATCCTCAGGCACCACCGTTAGCATATCCAGCACATCCGAGGTCAGCGGCACCGCCGTAGGCTCGATCAGCACCACGCTCAGGTTGCCCACCCGTAGGTTGGGGATGTTCGCCCGCGAGAGGGCGACGGCGCTGCCGACCGGCAGCACCACGATCAGCGATGCCACGCCCAGCAGCACGCGCTGCGACATCCGCTCGTTGAGCGTGCGCAGCACCACCGCGCCCACGCCGGGCACCACCAGCACCACAAACAGAAGAAACCCTACAAGAATTGGTGACATAGTTTCCACATGGCCCATAGGCGGCGGCACACGCGCCGCCGCCTATCGACCATCGCTAGTGTTCGTTCATGCGCGCCACGGTCACGCCCTCGCCGCCCTCGGGGCCGCCGCCCGCGAAGGACTTGACCAGGGCGTGGCGCTGCAGCGCGTCGCGCACCACCTGCCGCAGCGCGCCGGTGCCCTTGCCGTGGATCACGCGCACAAAGGGCAGGCCCGCCAGATAGGCGTCGTTTAGGTAGCGATCAAGCCGATCCTCCACCTCTCCGGCGCGCATCCCACGGATATCAAGCTCAATCGAGACATCGGGCAGGGCGGGCGTGGTCACAGCGGGCGGCGTGTAGCGCCGCGCGTCCTGCTCGCTGCCCTTCTCGCGCCGCAGCTCCTTCAGGCTCACCTCCATGCGGAAGCCGCCCACCTGCACAGTGGCGCTGCCCTCGTCCTCGTCGATCGCCAGGATCTCGCCCTTCAGCCCCACCGAGCGCACCAGCACCTGATCGCCCACCTGCAGCGGGCGCGGGGCCTGCGGCGCGGGCGCTGTGGGCGTCGGCGGCGGGGCAGGCGTCAGCACCGCCTTCTCAAGCGAGGTCGGGCGGCGCGAGGGCACCTTCTCGCGGATCTCGCTGATCCGCTGGTCGGCCTGCTCAAGCCACTGGCGGCTGATCGACACCGAGCGGAAGTCGTCGCGCAGCCGCCGCAGCTGGCTGCGCACCTCGCGCAGCTCGCGCTCAAGCTCTTCTTGCGCGGTCTGCCACTCGGCCTCGCGCCGCCGCTCGAAGTCGGCCAGCTCATCGGCCAGCCGCTCGCGGTACTTCTCCGCATCGCTGCGCGTGCTCTCGGCCTGCGCCAGCTCGCGCGCGGCCTCGCTGCGCTCGCGGTGGATGCCCGCCAGCAGGTCTTCCACCTGCACGTCCTCGTGGGCCATCACGCCGCGCGCGCGCTCCACGATCGCCGCATCCAGCCCCAGCCGCTCGGCGATGGCCAGCGCGTTCGAGCGCCCGGGCAGGCCGATGGTCAGCTTGTAGGTGGGCCGCAGCGTCTCCACATCGAACTCGACTGAGCCATTCACCACACCGGCGGTCGCATAGGCGAAAGCCTTCAGCTCGGCGTAGTGCGTGGTGGCGATACCAAGCACGCCCACCTCCAGCAGGCGCTCGATGATCGCCCGCGCCAGCGCCGCGCCCTCGATCGGGTCGGTGCCCGCGCCCAGCTCATCCAGCAGCACCAGCGCCAGCGGCGGCGCGGTCGACTCGGGGTCGCTCTCCCACGCGGCGTACCATCGCTCGCGCTCCTGGTGCAAGCCATCCAAGATGCGGATGATATTCACCATGTGCGAGGAGAAGGTTGAGAGGCTCTGCTCGATGCTCTGCTCGTCGCCGATGTCGGCAAAGATCTGGCCGAAGATCGGAAGCCGCGAGGGGTCGGACGCTGGGATGTGCAGCCCCGACTGCGCCATGGCCGCCAGCAGGCCGGTGGTCTTCAGCGCCACCGTCTTGCCGCCGGTGTTGGGGCCGGTGATCAGCAGCATCTGCGATTCGCCGCCCAGATACATGGTGGTGGGCACCACCTTGGATTGATCGAGCAGCGGGTGGCGTGCCGACTGCAGCAGCAGCGGCGGCTGGCCCTCGGGCAGCGGCTCCACCACGATCTCGGGCGCGGTGCAGCGCAGCAGGTTGCCATATTTCGCCATCGCAAAGGCCAGATCGAGGTCGGCGATCGCATCGGTGCCGCGCACGATCGCCTCGGCCTCGGCCCCCACCTGCTCGGAGATCTCGCCCAGAATGCGCGCCACCTCCTGCTCCTCGGCAAGCTGCAGCTCGCGCCAGCGATTGTTCAGCTCCACCACGGCCATCGGCTCGATGTACAGCGTCGCGCCGCTGCCCGACTGGTCGTGCACCAGCCCGCGCACAGTGCGCTTCGAGCCAGCCTTCACCGGCACCACATAGCGGCCATTGCGCACGGTGATGATCGGCTCCTGCAGGGCGTCGGCGTACTGCGACGAGCTGATCATGTTCTGCAGCTTATCCTGCAGGCGGTTAAACGACACGCGGATATCGCTGCGCAGCCGCCCCAGCGCCGGGCTGGCGCTGTCGAGCACGGTGCCATCCTCGCCGATAGCGCGACCGATCAGATCTTCGATCTGCGGCAGGCTCGGCAGGTTGAAGGCCAGATCCTGCACCATGCCAAAGCGCGCCGCATCCAGCCGCAGCAGCGCGGTGCGCAGCCTGCGGGCGCTGGCCAGCGTCTGCTGCACCTCCAGCAGCACTGGCGCATCCAGCACACCGCCGCGGCGGGCGTGGCCAGCGGCGGGGCGGATGTCGCGCGCGCCGCCGATGCTCAGGTCGGGCATCTCATCCATCAGCCAGCGGGCCTCGCTGGTGCGGCGCAGGCGCTCGCGCACCTCGATAGCGTTGGTGCTGGGCGTCAGGCTCAGCGCCAGCTCGTGCGAAGCCGAGAAGCTGGTATGTTTGGCCAACCGCTCAAGCACCTTGGGGAACTCAAGCGTTGAAAGGGTCTGTTGACTGATTGTCATAGGATTTAGAGCTGAAAGATAATATTTGCCTCGGGAGGCAGGAACGGATCAAGCGTGTGATAGATCACCGGCAGCACATAGCCGTGGAAGATGTCAATCAGCAGCGAGCTGCGGGTCGAGTTCTCCAGGCTCACGATGATCGGGTAGTTCATCGTCGATGAGAGCGTCTGATAGACAAAGATATCGCGCATCAGCAGCGCCAGCATGCCTAGCACGATCCCGCCCAGCAGCAAGCCCAGCAGCGAGCCAATGATGCGGTCGAGAAATTCGAGCGCACTCGGCATGCGCACATAGCGGAACGTGTAGAGGCCAGCCATCAATAGCAGTATGAACGAGACCAGCAGAATGATCGCGAATCCGGTCAGCTGCGATGCATATTGGGTCGAATGAAAGCGCGCTCGTAAGACTTCGCCCATCGGCTGGAAGTACAAGCTCGCCAGCACGATACTGACATAGAGCACGACGATGGCAATCGCAAGACGGATGATGCCTTCAAAAATACCGAGAAGCAGCGAACCGATTACAAGTAAGATAAAGAACAGATCGATGCCATTCATTCTCGCCTCCACGAACGTCTGCTGATACGCAGCGCATATTATAGCATGGCCCCTCACGCCAAAACGCCCAGGCCAGATGATCTGGCCTGGGCGTTTTG
This window encodes:
- a CDS encoding LysM peptidoglycan-binding domain-containing protein produces the protein MSQRVLLGVASLIVVLPVGSAVALSRANIPNLRVGNLSVVLIEPTAVPLTSDVLDMLTVVPEDEDVPHTHDDATATAEATATAEPAATAATDATPEPAAATPEPATATPEPATATPEPATATPEPATATPAPAVEQRRYTVQQGDTLKSIAEQFNVSVANLLAANGLTAEQADSLRVGQELVIP
- a CDS encoding CvpA family protein, which produces MNGIDLFFILLVIGSLLLGIFEGIIRLAIAIVVLYVSIVLASLYFQPMGEVLRARFHSTQYASQLTGFAIILLVSFILLLMAGLYTFRYVRMPSALEFLDRIIGSLLGLLLGGIVLGMLALLMRDIFVYQTLSSTMNYPIIVSLENSTRSSLLIDIFHGYVLPVIYHTLDPFLPPEANIIFQL
- a CDS encoding endonuclease MutS2, translating into MTISQQTLSTLEFPKVLERLAKHTSFSASHELALSLTPSTNAIEVRERLRRTSEARWLMDEMPDLSIGGARDIRPAAGHARRGGVLDAPVLLEVQQTLASARRLRTALLRLDAARFGMVQDLAFNLPSLPQIEDLIGRAIGEDGTVLDSASPALGRLRSDIRVSFNRLQDKLQNMISSSQYADALQEPIITVRNGRYVVPVKAGSKRTVRGLVHDQSGSGATLYIEPMAVVELNNRWRELQLAEEQEVARILGEISEQVGAEAEAIVRGTDAIADLDLAFAMAKYGNLLRCTAPEIVVEPLPEGQPPLLLQSARHPLLDQSKVVPTTMYLGGESQMLLITGPNTGGKTVALKTTGLLAAMAQSGLHIPASDPSRLPIFGQIFADIGDEQSIEQSLSTFSSHMVNIIRILDGLHQERERWYAAWESDPESTAPPLALVLLDELGAGTDPIEGAALARAIIERLLEVGVLGIATTHYAELKAFAYATAGVVNGSVEFDVETLRPTYKLTIGLPGRSNALAIAERLGLDAAIVERARGVMAHEDVQVEDLLAGIHRERSEAARELAQAESTRSDAEKYRERLADELADFERRREAEWQTAQEELERELREVRSQLRRLRDDFRSVSISRQWLEQADQRISEIREKVPSRRPTSLEKAVLTPAPPPTPTAPAPQAPRPLQVGDQVLVRSVGLKGEILAIDEDEGSATVQVGGFRMEVSLKELRREKGSEQDARRYTPPAVTTPALPDVSIELDIRGMRAGEVEDRLDRYLNDAYLAGLPFVRVIHGKGTGALRQVVRDALQRHALVKSFAGGGPEGGEGVTVARMNEH